The segment TTTGCTAAATCCAAtggatattttcacttttttttctttcttaccgtCTTCAAGCAGCCTAGCCCTGCTGACCACACCCTTTTCATGAAGAGCTATCTTCTTGGGGCTTGTGACTGCAGCCTCTTCTGGTTTTAATCCTTGCGCTCTGGCCACTCCTTTGAGGACCCCTCCTCCTCTGACCACTTGCTCTTCAGACCTTCAAATGCTAGTGTTCACCTGCATTCTGCCCTGGACCAGCTTGTCTTTTTCAATCTCTGAATGCTGCCTGGGAGCCCCACCTACTGCAATGACTCTGCTTCCCATCCAATGCCAGTGACGCGCCATCTCTAGCTCCAGCTCAGATCCTGTGGCTCAGCTCCCATCGCATATAGGAAATCTCCAGGAGCACATCCAGGTACCTGAAACTCAGTACACCCCAAACCGAACTAGCATGTCCTCTCGTCCCCCAAACAGACTTCCTGTATTTCATAACGCCTAGTGCCATATCTCCTCAGCTGCTGGACCCAGAAAGCTGGGTGTCAatctctttcctctgcctccctcaCCCCTGAGCTAATCAGTCACAAATCCCTGTAGAggatttatttcttaaatctgGCTCCGGAATTCAGTCCTTCTCCCCAGTCCCATAACCACCACCACTCTGGTTAAGGCTACAGTCACCTCTCCCTGAGGTCACAGGAAGCACAGCCTTCCCGTACCGGGCCTTCTTACCTCCAACCTtgaccctcccagcccctccgTCACACACAGTCAGAGACTCCTGGAAAGAGTGAATCTGACCACCTTGCACTCCGGATTCAAATTGTTCAATGATTTTCCACTAGCTGGACTCTGAGGACAGCAGAGGGTTACTGAAGTATTTTGACTAAGCGAGTGAGAGGATCAAATTCAAAGAGCAAACAGCACAATAGACTTTTCGACAGCCACAGCGGAAGACCTGGAGTTCTATACATTCTCTGACACACAAGAATGGATATTTCCAGTTACAAATTCTCACCAAAGAAACACAAAGATGTATTTcagaatgaagaaaactgaaactaGAAAGGTGTGAGATGAAAGAAGGATTAGTGAGTAAAGAATGAGGGTAAAGAGAAACAATCAGTGACTGTATAAAACACTGATGGTACTAAGTGATCTGGGGAGTAATAAACACGAGGCAGGAAGGGTGGGGCGTCTGGGACAGGAGCTAAGGCATTCTAAGGTCTTTGTATATTTCATAGGAGGTAAAGATATTGACTAACTTTAAACTGTCACCACGAAAGAAAAAGAGACTGTAAAACTTTCAAACCAGTAGAGGGGAAGAGAATTAAATAAAGAAGGCttgaaggcagaaaaggagaaaaaagggaagtagagaaacagaagaataaatagaaaacataagataggaaaaataaatgtaaatatatcagTAAACATAAGTGAAAATGATCTCAATCCAACAGTTTAAAAAGATTATgagactggatttttaaaaaatccctgttTAGGCTGGTTATAAGACTCAAGGACAAATAAAGGCTAAATATAAGAggatatctatatttatatctatacacacacacacacacacacacacacacacacacacacacacacacacaccaggaaaaCACTAACCAAAAGACAGCTGGTAACTATgaaaatatcagataaaacagagtTTGGGAGAAATATTAGGGGTAAAGAGGACtcatataataataattgaaacCCCCCCCCAGAATATTCTAGATTGTGTGCACAGAATAATATGGCCTCAAGATATCTAAGTAACAGAATTAAGAATGATCTGGAACCATCATATACAGAACTCTGTATTCCCAAACAAGAGAATATACATCATTCCCAGCACACAGTGAACATCGGCAAAAACTGACTTGTACCAAGTCACAAAGCAAATCTTGACctatatcaaaaaatcaaaatcatataGTCTGAATTCTTTGATCACAAATGCAAAGAAGGTAGCTCAGCAGCAACACAGTAACCAGAAAGACCACAGTGGCTGCTGGGTAAAGAATGGGTGGTCCTGGGGACCAGTGGAGCAGGAAGACCAGCTCAGAGTGCAGGGAGTGGGTGGGGGACTAGGCACGTGTGAGGACAGTGACATGGGAGAAGAGCTCTGACCGTCTTGTCCAGTCACATACATCCGGCACCTAACACAGTGCCAGACACACAGTAATTGCTAAAAtccaggtttaaaaaaatgaaaaggaagctaACTAAATGCTAGCTGAATGCGCTGAAATGAACTGAAGCTCTGTCCTCACAGTGGGTCCCCATGACCCGGTCACGAATGCCTCACCTGGGTCGGTCCACCTGCTCAAATCTCCTTGTCTCACTTCCCTGCCCTTGTGGTtccttatttttgaaatgtttttatggGATGCCTAGTGTAAAAATATACTATGTGTTTCCACacctgttatctcatttaattcaccCCAAAACATGTAAATTCAGTCCTGCAAATTCCactgttacagatgaggaaacaggccaggctcagagaggttaagtaacgcACCTTAAGGTCCTCCTCTAGTATGGGATTTAGACCCtcatctgacttacttccctcacCCTCTTAGAGAGGCAGTATGGTGCCCTGGTGTCATGATTAAGGGTACTGGTGCAAATCCCAGATCTGGGACTCATCGGTTGTGGGTCCTTGTACAAGTTAACTGTTCCATACCTCAGTCTGTCCACATATAAAACGGGGATGATGATCACACAGCAGCTACAATGAAGGGTTGTTATGAGCACCAAATGGATTGATAGATAAGAAGTGTTTAGAAGAGTGTCAGACATATAAcaagctttcaataaatattagctatttagTATCATTACCTGTTTAAGGAATCAGTTATGACCCTCAGATAAGAGTGTCCAAATTAATTAAAACTGAACCAGAAAAGTGGGCAGGTGTTGACTGCCTTACagttaaaaatgcagatattgTAGCCACACGCACTAAATGTTCAATTAAAAGGCCTAATCTGTCTGTCTCAAGGCGACTCAGACAACCATAGACTCCGGACTACCCCTATAAGACTGTTGTTGGGAGACACAGCGCAAACCCACACCCTGAGCATCTGACCCAGAGgaaggtttctcaaccttggcaccattggcattttgggctggataattcttcgTCAGGggtggctgtcctgtgcattgcacaAAGTTTAGCAGCACTCCTGGCCTCTAtgcactagatgccagtagcacactcACACTACCCCACCCCATGCCGCCCATTTTGTGAcaagcaaaaatgtctccagatagaACCAATTGTCCCTAGGGGGACAAAAACCATCcccagttgaaaaccactgctctagtcTTCGTGACTGAAACTTTTCTAGTGGGATCCAAAGCAGACCCCCTTGTCCCAAGTTCAACTCTAGAGGCTGTCATAAAACAGCGTGGGGCAAGGATGCAGTAAGGACGGATAATGCAGATAGATTATGCAGGGCTTCACACAGCCCCATGTTCACCCTCACGCATGGTGCATGGAGATCGGCTGGAAGGCAGAATGCAGAGGCCATTTCAATCTTGGCTGATGAAAAGAAGCCACAAGGAAATCTGTGTACTTAAAACGCTCTAACTCAGAAACCAAATGTTGTAGCATTTGTAATGGGCAGAGCATTTACACGGAGCTTTCGCCTTCAAACCGCCAAGCTTTCAGCCTTCGCTAATATTGTCAAGGGGCACAGTTGGCCCTCTTCCATCTTCAAGATGGTTCAGGTTTCCTGGAGAACAAAATGAGCCTCTAATGcctaatattttctctctgacAGATGGTTTCAGACGTATCAAAGTGCTAATCCTTGCTGAGGTATAGGTCTCAAGGAAGGAGAGCTTGGCTTTTAGAATGATAGGACTTGAATGATTAAGGAAGAAAATGACTCCCAGGATATTGACCATTGTCATGTGAGCAACCAGCTTAAAATGAAGGAAGACAGCAgaacctgaaaaaatatttcaggagaaaggagaagaaaaactcAAAAACCCAGGTTAACAGTTTAGGTTTGAAACATTTCCATTCAAAGACATCTTTGGCAGTGGAAATGAAGTGCAATAAAAACACCTTCAAGCTCAGGATAATTAGGGTCCATCTCCCTCCCCTCAACATCATCATTCCCAGCTTCAGTGTCTGGAAGGTCTGGAAACAGAGGCAGGAGTAGGAATACTTGtcttgccacttactagctgtgtgtcctgggGCATGTTGAACAAcctcgctgagcctcagtttccccatctgtaaaacagataacAACACCTACCTCAAAGTGAGGTTGTGTAAATTAAATGTTCCAATGTGTGCCTAATGAGATACATAAAAAGACTTCAGTGAATATAACTACGAGTATGAACTACTATTTAGTGTCGACCTACTATGTGCAGATTGCTTTCATTACCACCTTTGAGTCTCACCGGAGGCTAGATGATTTTATTATACAAACAGATAACTACTAAAGGGGTTGCTGAGATTCTGAGAGATTGAGTCACTTGTCCACTGTCACAAAGCTGCACACAGCGAGATTCGAACCCGGATCTACCTGACTGGCGAACCAAGCTCTGACCATGGCCCCacgtggggaagggaggggagttaCTGAGGCCAGGCCACCGCGTGGGGTCAGAGGTCACTCTTAGTTACTGGGCCCTGGCCACCGCGTGGGGTCAGAGGTCACTCACGGTATTCCTCCAGCCGCATTAGGGGCCGGAAGTAGATGGGGTAGAAGGCGGCGCCGATCAGGGAGATGAAGCCGCCGAAAATGAGCGCGGTGCGCAGGTTCGAGGTCATGGCTCCAGCCCGTGGCCGCCCTGACCGCCGAGCGGCCCTCACTCTCACAAACCCGGATCCCGCCGGCGGTATCGTGACCCCGCTCGGAAGAGGAGGAGTTGCTTTCGCTTCCGGGCCTTGGGGGCGGGGCTAGAAGGCGGGCCTAGGaggcgggccggggccgggggcggggtggggttgggggcaggggtgggaccAAAGGCGGGGCCTAGGACTGGGTGGAGCTAGAGCGGGGCGGGGCCAGGGAGCCGGCGCACCGCCTCCCGGGCGCTCCCTGGCAGCTTACAGCGCGGGGCGAGCGCGAGCCGCCGCTGGAGACTGGAGCTTTAACTGATTCCCTGTTCTACCCCCGACCCCCCAGCCTGGTTTTTCTCTCAGCCGCTCCACCCACCGGTCTTCTGACCTCGTTTACCACTCCCTCCTTTACCAACCACGTTTTTTCGTTCTTCACccattgatttgatttttgtgaCTATACCGGGAGGTGGATGCTCTCTATGGCTCGTTGATTTAAtccttgtattttttacaggtgagggaaaACTGGCTTGGCTGCGCGGATTTGGCCAAGTCACTTGGCCTAAAGGGCGGTTTGAGGGGATTAGAGACAAAGGTGCAAATCGCCTGGCCCAGGATTCTGAAATCGGAGGGGATTCTGACTGAAATCGGAGCCACAGGGGCTTATGAACCGACGGTTTCAACATCCAAGCTACATCTGACTCTGATTTTCCATGCCCTCCTCTCTCGTTCTTCCCTTTGCTGGATGTCAGGGTTACGAATGAGGATGGGGAGTAGAGATCAGCACAGGGCGGGGAGCCAGCAGCCAGTCCCACTGATGGGACCTTGGGGCTCTGCCTTGTGGCCTGAGGTGGGAGCCACTGAGGACAGAcatctgcttcctcttcctgagATTGCCATCCTCCGTGCTTCCAGGTGGGCTGTGCCGGCATATGACCCACCCAAGGGTACTGGGCAGCTGAGACTAAGATTCCTTGGGCCTTCATTCAGtcctttattaaaaagaatgataccAGTGGCTGGGGGCTGCAGAGGAAAAAAGACCCCAGCACATCTTGACCCCGGCACCATTAGTTAGTCCAGAAAAGATCTACGATCTTTCAGAAATGGTGTAGAGGACACAGGTTTGCTCTTTCTTTGTAGTTTTGTAGTTGAGTCAAGCTATTTCCTTCCGTAGTTCCAGAAGCATATAAACCAGGTGTTTGATCTGTCAGCAGATTTAGGGACTGTCTGCTATGCCCCAAACATCAGGCAAAGTGCTTTgggggacacaaagatgaataagacgtGACCCTTGTTCTTCAGGATCCTGCTATATGGATGAAGAGACAGGACATGTAAATAAAAAGGTAACTAATGACCCGACACCACCTGTTGCTGGTGAGTGATACGGTCCTGTGGGCTACCAAGTTCAGAGGAGGAAGACAGATGACTGTAGGGTGAGACAGCTCCTCCTCAGGCGCTTGCAGGAGCTTGTTAGGGGGAAGACGAGAGACTTCATAGCCAAGAGGGAAGCTGCAATTCATGCTTTATATCACGTGATATAAAAGCCCGGGTGTACGGCACATTTGTTGTTTTAGCCACCCAGCATCCACTTCTCTTTCGTTAACAGTATCCCAAATATCTTTTGGCAAACCACTCCTCTCCCGATCTGTGAGGTAAACTGGGGCTTCTCCCCGCAACCCCACTCCTTACTCTTTCCCAGCTCCGAAGGTTAAGCATATAACCAGGCCTGACCAAGCTCCCTCACTCATCATGGGGATCATGGGCACTGGACCCAGGCCTGATTGTCCAGGGTGGCTGCATCCAGATTGTCCAGCCTGGCCACATTACCCATGTTGAGCCAACCATAGTCTATCCCAGCTGCTGGGAGGCTGGATTTGAACTTGTAGGGATGAGACTCTGGAACTGCTGGGGACCATGGTTTAGAAACTGAAAATGAGGACATTATAGCAGAAGGagagctgagagatggagagaaatcaGATGCTGACACTACGTTTGAGCCCCTGAAGCCCCAAACTGGATTTCTCAGTAACATGAACCAGTCAAGTCTCCTCTTCACTgaagccagtttgagttgggttcttttttttttttttaatagatctttattggagtataactgcttcacaataccgtgttagtttctgttgcacaacaaggcaaatcagccatatgcatacacatgtcctcatatcccctccctcttgcgtctccctcccaccctccctatccctcccctctaggtcatggcaaagcacggagccaatctccctgtgctatgctactgcttcccaccagtgaactattttacattcggtagtgtatatatggcgatgctactctcacttcaccccagcttcaccctcccaccccatgacatcatgtccattctctacgtctacctctttattcctgccctgcaactaagttcatcagtaccattttattttttttttagattccatatatatgcgttagcatacggtatttgtttttctctttctgacttacttcgctctgtatgacagactctaggtccatccgcctcactacaaataactcaattttgtttctttttatgactgagtaatattccattgtatatatgtgccacatcttctttatccattcatctgtcgatggacatttaggttggttccatgtcctggctattgtaaatagtgctgcaatgaacattgtggtgcatgactcttttaaAACAGAAGGAGTTCCAGATGAAATCACCACAGGTGTGATTTCATTTGCTCAACATCTCCATGAGCTCCAAGTCAAGGATTACTCTATGATTTAGATCAGGTCACTGAGAGCAAGAGACCTCACACCATTGGCTGAGCCAGGACCAGAACTGAGCTCTCATGATTCCTAATCGAATATGCTCCTCCATGACATCCTACTGTCTTTGCGAGCAAGCTTGGCAGATGGCTGGCTGAGCCCCATCCTCAGAGCCTCTGAAAGCCAGTGTGGAGGGTGCCAGGGTGTCCTCATGAGGTACCAGCAGTGCCTCCAAGTCAGGGGCAGGACCAATGTGGGACAGATGAGCCACCCCCTCTCCAAGGTGATGAGGAAAGTAACTGGTGGTTTCTCTGTCCCCTCATGCTGATCTAGAGGTTTTAGACTGGCCAGCAGCCAGCCTATAATCTATACAAATACACTAATCTATACAAACAATATAGTCCATCTACAGCTTATTAGCATAATTATACCATCACTTGCCTGCCACTGCGTCCTATTAAATACAAGTTCATCTCTCTGATCCCAATATTCTTCCCCTTTCTAAGAATCCCACCGACCTATAGATTCgatcagcaaatacttattgtgTGCAGGCAAAGCACTGTGCTGGTTGATCAGGAGCACAGAAAGGAAGCAGTCAACATTTGCGTATTTGACAAAGGTTCACTGAGCCAGGCACTTCTCAGGTGCTGGCGGATGCAGCGGTGAATTAAGAAGAGAGTCTGCTCTCCTCATGGTGGCTACAATCTGGCGGAGGGATAAGATATTGGCTGTGGATAGTAATTGCTTTGTGGACACTCAGCCTCCCCTAATAATAGCTCCTGGTTCCTTTCAGAGAATGACCTCTCATCTTGTCATTCTTGGTTGGACTGTAAATCCAGGGACCCTGTGCGTTCCTAGCATTATTAACATCAAAGCTGTAGAACACTTCCTTTGTGCCAGTCACTATCACAGGTTTACCCAGTTAGTACTCGCCAGTCCCCAAGGACAGGCATCCCCGTTTACAGAGGGGGAAGCTGGATCATTGCAAAAAGGACTAcctcaaggtcacatggctagtaagtggcagagcctggattcaaatccatgAGGCACCAGAGACCCGCTCTTACCATCAGTCTAAACTGCCTTGCAAAGTTAGTGAGTTCATGTTGTCTGAGTATGGGTTCAATTCCAACCGGGTCCAATTGTTCTCTTTCTCCCAGAAATAAGAATCATGAGGATGGTGACACAAAGACAGACAGCACGGTTGCAGTGGATTTCTTCCATTGCTAATGTTCTGGTAAGATTAATGCACATCTCCCGCTTGCCTGGGGTCCTGGAGCTTCCCTTGTTTTCCCGCCTTGCAGTCTGAGTCTCGATTGTTCGTTGTATTCTTTCTGCAGGTCATCCCGTATGCTTCCAGTAAACTCCCTTTGGATTTCAGTTAGTCAGAGTCAGTTTCAGTTGCATGCCATTAGGAACCCTAATAGATAAAGAAATTCCCACATTTATTTCCAACACATGACATAGATGAAGGGCTTGGGGCTTCATAGCTGTGCTAATGTTTGTGAATGCCAAAGGAGGATCAGGTCTGGGGAAGGTATTCATGCAGAGGGAGAGACAGCTCAAGGGACATAGGGAGACAGGATGCAAATCAAATATGTCAGGAGTCCTAGGGTGCATATTTTCATCTCAGTCACTGAGAGAAAAATTGCTTTGGGCTCTTATCCGGcacttcctccttcttcccttgGATGTGAAGATTGAATGCTTGCGGGAAGCAGACCACCAGTGGTGTCTTGCAGAGTTCAGACAGACCTCAAAGTTAATCCACTCTCTGATCTAAGCAAAATGTGATGAGGGTTTCCTGGGACAGCAGCTCCACTAATTGTGGCACTGCAGCCCAGCTGCTGTATTTTTAGACTATTGTGGATTCCCAAGAAGTATCATTACCTTCTGCGGGAAAGCAGACTAGAAGCTTGGGGTTTGGAGTGGGGCGAGATCTAATACAGGACCCTCTGGACCTGTACTTTTGAGAATATGAGAGTAAGCTGGGGAAATGCTTCCCTATTTTTCTTAGGCTCTGTGACTCTCTGAGTCCCTACCCATCTgtataaatatttccaatttagATTACTTGtcaagtttttcttctttgatctgtTTTTTACAGCTAAGAGATCTCCCCAAATGTCCATGTTGGCTTATCTCTTGCCACACCATCCAccctacagtttttttttattttgtttgtttggttttttttgcggtacgcgggcctctcactgttgtggcctctcccgttgcagagcacaggctctggacgcgcaggcccagcggccNNNNNNNNNNNNNNNNNNNNNNNNNNNNNNNNNNNNNNNNNNNNNNNNNNNNNNNNNNNNNNNNNNNNNNNNNNNNNNNNNNNNNNNNNNNNNNNNNNNNNNNNNNNNNNNNNNNNNNNNNNNNNNNNNgcgtcccctgcatcggcaggcggactctcaaccactgcgccaccagggaagcccctcaccctACAGTTTTAACTGTAAGGTGAGGGGCTTTATGATTTCCAGGTGTCTAGACCCAGCCTTTCTGCTAAACTCCAGCCTCATGGGCCTGATGGCCATCTTCAGGTCCAAGACCCACTTGTTCCTGCTCCTTCCTCCTCATTTTCAAGGTCACTGGCTTGGCTTGAGGCTTCACCTGCTCACTTGGCCATGGCGGCTCAACCTGTCTTGCATGCGTCATCTTCTTCAGTCACTAACTGTCTCATTTGCAGGGCAGCCGAAGTTATTTTCGGAAACCATAGATCCGGTCAACCACTGCTCTTCTCAGAAGCTTTCAGTATCTCTCTAAAGGATGAATTATTCATCCTGGACCCCAGGCTCCGGTCAACAGGCCATTAAAGGCCACCGCTGCATCCATGGGCTTCTGCTGTGTGAAAGTAGTGCTCTATGTCTTGGTTGCCATGCTCTGTGCCCATGGCCGTGGCTGATTGAATCAGCAGGTATGTAAGACCCAGAACATAGTCAAAGGCCCCAAATCTCTGCCTAAATGGGGAATGGGCTGACCCAGTCAGACTCTCTGCCTCTGGAATTTCAGCTGGAAGGTCAGGGAGAGTTGGGAGGTCAGCAGAGAGAGCAGAGGTTGGACAGATGCACGGGCGAGGCGGTAGCAACACGAGAGGAGCAGTGAGTAAGCCATGGTGATGAGTTAGCAGAAGCTGTGAGAGAAAAGCTGGGCtgaggagatggggaaggaatTGCCTGGGAATAACAGGAAGTGGAGCACCATGGAGGAGAGTGAAAACCAAGATCCACAAATCCCTGCTGCTGAGGAGTAACGAGGTACCTTAAGCCCGAGGACTGCCTgggattcatttattcattcattgatttctACTAGTTTTATGGAGCACCtgttatatgccagacactattctaagctTTAGACAAAGTCCTTGCCTTCACGGTGCTTGTATTCTAGTTGGGGaggtaaataataaatagatttaaaaaaataaatggggacagtttggcaatttcttacaaaactaaacatactcttccCATAAAATCCCAAAGGAGTGTCCTCTCAAAAAGCTGCACATggatgtttgtagcagctttgttcaaaattgctaaaacttggaagcaaccaatatCCCCTTTaggaggtgaatggataaataaactgtggaacatccagacaatggaatgttattcagcactaaaaagaaggAGCTATCAAGacctgaaaagacatggaggagcctaagtgaaagaagccaatctgaagtctacatactatatgattcccactacatgactttctggaaaaggcaaaactatggagacagtgaaaagatcggtgtttgccaggggctggggcacagagagggatgaacaggcagaacCCAGAGGATTTTAAGGGCAGGGAGAATACTTTGTATGATACCGTAATAATGGGTTCctgtcactatacatttgtccCATCCCATACACTCTTGGTGTatgcaacaccaagagtgaaccataactctggactatggactttggatgataaCGTACGTTTATGGTTTGTAACACATGTTCCACTCTGGGGGAGGGTGTTGATAGTGGGGGAGGGTATGTGTATATGGGGGCAGAGGGTATACGGGAACTCCCTGTACTCTCGGCTCAGTTTGGCtgggaacctaaaactgctctaccAAATAAAGTCTATGTAAAAACAAagtccccttcccccaccccccaaaaagtaGAAGAGGTTTAGTAAGCTCTGGCATCATGGAGCCATAGGAGGAAGGAATGGAttctgaggagagaaaaaaatctatttcgtAACAAAACACTGTGGGAAGGGGTTACTCcagattaaaagaaactaaagggACAATCATAACTAACTACctagaaagatagataaataaataaacaaataaatggagtaGTAAGTgctggaaagaaaagcagaaccaGCAAGAGGACTGGGGGCCGGGTGGGGGACAACTGTTTTTATTTAGGTGTCAAGGAAGGTCTCTCCGAGAAGGCAACAGGCCCCTGAACGAACGGAAGGAGGGGCCCATGTGAATATC is part of the Physeter macrocephalus isolate SW-GA unplaced genomic scaffold, ASM283717v5 random_1656, whole genome shotgun sequence genome and harbors:
- the SMIM20 gene encoding small integral membrane protein 20 yields the protein MTSNLRTALIFGGFISLIGAAFYPIYFRPLMRLEEYQKEQAINRAGIVQEDVQPPGLKVWSDPFGRK